In Chloroflexota bacterium, the genomic window CCTCACGCGTGAGGATATCTTTGCGGCCCTGCAGCTGGCGGTCATCAGCGCGATCGTGCTGCCGGTGCTGCCCAATGAGAGCTTCCTGCCGCCGCCTTTCGATGTGTTGAATCCCTTCAAGATCTGGTTGATGGTCGTGTTCATCTCGGGGATCAGCTTCCTGGGATATGTGGCCATCAAGATCGTGGGGCCGGAGCGGGGCATCGGCCTGACCGGCTTTCTGGGGGGGATGGTCTCCAGCACCGCGGTGACGCTCAGCTTCTCCGAGCGCAGCAATCAGGATGACGCCCTGGCGCGCCCTTTCGCGCTGGCGATCGTGGTGGCGTGGACGGTGATGTTCTCTCGCGTGCTGGTGGAAGTGGGCGTGGTGAATCGGGAGCTCCTGAAGGTGGTGTGGATCCCCATCGCGGCGATCGGCGCCGTCGGGCTTCTCTACTGTGCCTACCTGTATCTCTTGCAGCGCGCCAGGGAGCGGAGCGATATCCAGTTCTCCAACCCGTTCGATCTGATGTCGGCCATCAAGTTCGGCCTGTTGTATGCGATCGTGTTGCTGGTGTCACGGACGGCACAGCTCTACTTTGGGGACACGGGGATCTTCCTCTCCAGCATCGTCACGGGCGTCGCCGATGTGGATGCGATCACCCTGTCGGTGGCCGAGCTAAGCCGCATGGGGGATGTGGAGCTGGTCGTCGCCTCCCGGGCGATCGTGATGGCCGCGGTGTCGAACACGGTGGTGAAGGGGGGGATCGCCCTGATGGGGGGATCCCCGGCGCTGAGGAAGGCGTTGCTCCCCGGGGTCCTGTTGATGTCGGCGGTGGGCATTGGCGTCGCCTTCCTGGTCTAGACGACCGTCTTCGGGGCTCCTACGCTTGCGTAGGGTAAGCGTCAGGTAGTCGTACAGTAGAAGTCGTCCAATAAATGCTATAATACTTTCAGCCCCGGCGCATGGCCCTGCATCGCAGCCTGGCAGATGGAGCCCCACCCTCCCAAAGCCTTTTTCATTGCAGCCATGACCGGGGGCTTTTTTTGTCCTCCGTTCGTCTCCTCGCACGCCACGCCAGGTGAGAACCCCGTCCCCCGGATCGCGATCACGTTCAGATAGTACCGCATTAGATCGGGTTGTTACCCCGCTATTTTGTGGTTTGCGTTGGGGAAAGCCCTGTATATTGTGGTGTTTTCCGCACTTGCGTGGCGCCTTGCTGCCACCATGGTGAAGCGCAGGGTTGTCTCAGGCGCAGAGTTTCCTCTCTCCTCCTTTCCTCTTCTGTTCCAGATCATTGATCGTGTGGCTCCATCTTGGAGAGTGATCCCCCTCCACTCCCTGGGGCGGGTGGGCAAGGCTTGTCCCTGGGAGGGCCCGGAGGGGCAAAGCCTCTCCGGAGAGGCCCCTCCTTCCGTCTCTGGCCTGCCGGGCCTTGGCCTGGATCTCCAGTGGAAAGGGCCGAGGAAGGCGAGTGCAGGCTGGAAAGGCGGGGATTCTGTGGGGAAGGACCCCCCTCTATAGCCTCCCCCGGAGGATACGTCGCCGGTGCGGTTGACGCCCCGCGTAAGGCCTGGTATAAGTGATACGATACATGGGTGGTTATCCGGCCCGCCTTCGGTTCGGCGAGCGCATCCCCGCAGCTTGCATGTGCATCAGGAGGAGGAAAATGGCAGAGCCCAGGATCACGGGAGTTGAGATCCACGAGTATGAGTACACGATGGAGAACCTGGGGACGGATTACAACGGGTTCAACCTGGTCTACGTCCCCGACGGCCGGGTCACCATGAAGGGCTACATCATCCGTATCCTTACCGATGTGGGCCTAGTGGGGGAGTATGCTGGAGGAAGCGCCGCTGAGTATTCCACATTGCCCCGGCTCGTGCATTATCTTATCGGGAAGAACGCTTTGGAGCGGGAGCGCATCTACACCGATGTGAAGCGGGCTCTGCGGCAGGTGGCTCGCGTCGGCCTGGCGCCGATCGACAACGCCTTGTGGGATCTGGCCGGGAAGTACTACGGCGCGCCCATCTACAGGCTGCTCGGTGGCTACAAGGAGAGCCTGCCTTGCTACGCCAGCACGTATCACGGGGATCACAACGGGGGGCTGGACTGCCCGGAGGCTTATGCCGATTTCGCCCAGCAGTGTCTGGAGATGGGATATCCCGCTTTCAAGATCCATGGGTGGGGGCGGGCCCCCATCGCTCAGGAGATCGCCACAGTGCACGCCGTCGGGAAGCGGGTGGGCGATCGGATGGATCTCATGTTGGACCCCGCGTGCGAGTACATGACCTTTGGGGACGCGCTCAAGGTGGGATGGGCCTGTGATGAGGAGCATTACTTCTGGTATGAGGACCCATACAGGGACGGTGGGATCTCGCAGTTCGCTCACCGAAAGCTGCGTCAACTCATCAAGACCCCCTTGCTCATGACGGAGCATGTGCGCTCGCTGGAGCCCCATATCGACTTCGCCCTGGCCGATGCCACGGATTTCGTCCGCGGGGACGTGGGCTATGATGGCATCACGGGCGTCATGAAGCTGGCCCATGCCTGTGAGGCGCTGGGGATTGACATCGAATTTCATGGCCCCGGCCCGGCTCAGCGGCAGTGTATGGCGGCCGTCCGCAACACCAACTACTATGAGATGGGGTTGGTGCATCCCAAGGCCCCCTCGAGCCAGGACATCCCCTTGTATGAGGATGGCTATCGGGATGCCCTGGATGCGATCGATCAGCAGGGGCATGTCCCCGTTCCCCAGGGGCCCGGGTTGGGCGTGAAGATCCATTGGGACTGGGTGGAAAAGCACCGGACCGGGCTGGTGCGGTATCCATGAGGGGATAGGAGATACGGATGGAGTATCGCAAACTGGGGCGAACCGATATCGAAGTGTCCGTCGTGGCGATGGGCTGCTGGGTCTTCGGCGGTGGCTTCGTGTGGGGGGACCAGGAGGAGGCCGAGTCCATCGCGACCGTCCGGGCGGCGCTGGACGTGGGGGTGAACTTCTTCGATACGGCGGAGGGATANNNNNNNNNNNNNNNNNNNNNNNNNNNNNNNNNNNNNNNNNNNNNNNNNNNNNNNNNNNNNNNNNNNNNNNNNNNNNNNNNNNNNNNNNNNNNNNNNNNNNNNNNNNNNNNNNNNNNNNNNCGGCGGTTGAACACGGACTACATCGATCTGTATCAGATCCACTGGCCTAGCCGGGAGGTCCCCATCGAGGAGACGATGGAGGCGCTGGAGCGGCTGCGGGAGCAGGGGAAGATCCGTGCCATCGGCGTCAGCAATTTCGGCCCTCAGGATATGGCCGATCTGCTGGCCGTTGGACGTTGTGAGACGAACCAGTTGCCCTATAGCCTGCTATGGCGCGCCATCGAGTATGAGATCGTCCCCCAGTGCCTGGAGCACGAGATCGGCCTCCTGTGTTACAGCCCCCTGGTCCACGGGTTGCTGACGGGGAA contains:
- a CDS encoding aldo/keto reductase, which encodes MEYRKLGRTDIEVSVVAMGCWVFGGGFVWGDQEEAESIATVRAALDVGVNFFDTAEG
- a CDS encoding MgtC/SapB family protein, with amino-acid sequence MSQADLFLRFGAAIAIGFMVGLQREFAHGGGGREIAAGERTLALMGLVGALAAMAAEQLGSPGVFLGIILLLGTFAAVAYFTDAWRGRVGMTTEVAMLIVVLVGALCYWGYLTIAVAVGIATTALLSLKLETDRLVRALTREDIFAALQLAVISAIVLPVLPNESFLPPPFDVLNPFKIWLMVVFISGISFLGYVAIKIVGPERGIGLTGFLGGMVSSTAVTLSFSERSNQDDALARPFALAIVVAWTVMFSRVLVEVGVVNRELLKVVWIPIAAIGAVGLLYCAYLYLLQRARERSDIQFSNPFDLMSAIKFGLLYAIVLLVSRTAQLYFGDTGIFLSSIVTGVADVDAITLSVAELSRMGDVELVVASRAIVMAAVSNTVVKGGIALMGGSPALRKALLPGVLLMSAVGIGVAFLV
- a CDS encoding mandelate racemase, yielding MAEPRITGVEIHEYEYTMENLGTDYNGFNLVYVPDGRVTMKGYIIRILTDVGLVGEYAGGSAAEYSTLPRLVHYLIGKNALERERIYTDVKRALRQVARVGLAPIDNALWDLAGKYYGAPIYRLLGGYKESLPCYASTYHGDHNGGLDCPEAYADFAQQCLEMGYPAFKIHGWGRAPIAQEIATVHAVGKRVGDRMDLMLDPACEYMTFGDALKVGWACDEEHYFWYEDPYRDGGISQFAHRKLRQLIKTPLLMTEHVRSLEPHIDFALADATDFVRGDVGYDGITGVMKLAHACEALGIDIEFHGPGPAQRQCMAAVRNTNYYEMGLVHPKAPSSQDIPLYEDGYRDALDAIDQQGHVPVPQGPGLGVKIHWDWVEKHRTGLVRYP